The Pontibacter sp. SGAir0037 DNA segment AAGCGCGTCGAATTTTTGGCGTACTTTAAAAACGTTTGCACTGAACGAAATGTACGATTCTGCTAACCGCCTGCGTGAGTTTAAGCTTCTGAAAGCAGCAAGGGGAAGTGTCTTTCTTTTTGTTGTGATAAAATCTTTCAGATAGGCTGCGTTTTCAGGAGAAAGCGCTCGGATCGTTTTATGCAGAAACAGCTTGCTTTTTATCCTGGAGTAAAGCTGTGTAATTTTCTTTGCCATAGAGGCTATTCTCTGCAAAGCGGGGACAGGTGGATGGTAAGAAACTGCAGGATTAAAGGCTATACCATAATCAGCCAACATACCATGTTCCAGGTGGAAGGTGGGTATTGTAAGTTCCTGGCAGGCGAGGTTTAAGGCTACCTGAAAATAAGTGTCGATATAAAGGAAAACTACTTTAGCCGGCCTTTCTTTCAAGAGCAGATCATGCGCATGCGTGTAGTCTTTCCAGTAGATACTATTGCCAAATGTTCTGTAATAGTTGCTCTTTTCTTCGGTTCCGGAGGAAAAGTGCAGGAATTTAAAATGTATATCGCCTTTGCACAACTTTAAAAGAGCAACATAGTCTTCTCTGTTGTAATCTCCTACAAATAATACAGTGGGTGCCTTAGGCTTAGAAATAGACATGCTATATTTGTAATAAGCTGCTCACACAAAGAAAGCCAATGACTAATATTCTTGTTGTTGTTCCGGTTATTGCCCGTGAAGGTGTCACTTCATTAGTTATTCCACAGATCAACGAACTGGCTAAAAGAGGTTTTTCTGTGACACTTGCTGTTCTTTCGCGTATAAAATTAGAAAATAATGCATCAAGTCTGACAAGAGTTAAGGTGTATGAGCTTAAAAGTTCAGAAAGTTACCTTTCAGCTAAAGCCGTACTAACCGCTGCTCTTCTTGCAAAAAGTCTTGGAACTATCGTAAAGAAAGAGCACATCAGTGTGGTTATTGCACATACACCTTATGCGCACTTCCTGGCAAGACTAGTAAAGCTTACAGTGAAACCGCCCTTAACACTTAAACTTGTACAATACTTTCATTTTCCACAATTTCTGCAATTTCCCAATAATACGATGCGCAGGAAATTGTTTCATGCTTTTATGGGGCGGCTGGCACTAAAGCTGGATGATGTGCACATTTCGGTTTCGAAGCAAGTAAAGTCTGATATTGAGGAAAATCTGATAAAGCTAAAGGAGCATCATGTACTCTATAATACACTTCCTCCAGATAAAAATGAAACTATTGTAGCCCGGGAGCAGCTAAGAGAGTGGTGGAAGAATGCTGATAGCTTTAAAGTTTTACTTCCAGGCCGACTGGATTACAACAAGGGGCAGCTCTTTTTTCTGGAAGTTTTTAAGGAGTTTGTGGGCGCAGAGAATTTACAAGCGGATCAGGTTGAGTTATTGGTTGTGGGAGAGGGGCTGATACAGCAAGAGCTATACGATAGCATAAAGCAGCTTAACCTAGACAAATACATAGTGCTGTCTGGTGCTTTGCCTTATCAAGACGTTGGCTGCCTGATGCATAAAGCCGATGTGGTGGTGGTGCCTTCGGAGTTGGAGGGGATGCCAATGGTGGTGTTAGAGGCGCTGCGGGTAAAATCTGTTGTGTTGGCGTCTGATATTGGCGGCATTAATGAAGTAATAGCAAATGGTGTCACAGGCTTTCTTTTTAGGAAGAGAAACAAAAGCGATTGCCTGCAAAAATTGAATTATATCTATAAGAACAGAACAAAAGAATTGGTCGATAAAGCGAAAATAGACGAGGAATTTCAAACCAGGCTTTCATTTGAACACCATATACAGCAACTTATAGCCTTGGTAGTTACTAAGCCGTAAATGTATATGGTGCGACAGGTGCTGTTTATTTGCTACTGGGGAATAGAAGATGTATTAACAGCTTCTACTGTTTTGCCGTGGGTAAGAAAACTGGAGCAATTGCCGGCTATTCATCAGATTGTATTAACTACCATGGAGCGTGAGGGCTCGTGCAATGTACTTACCTCTGATAAAACAAAGCATGTGCCGCTTTACCCAAAGTTACTTGGCAGTCCTCTATTATCAAAAATAAGCGATTTTATAGATTTACCTTCACAGTTAATAAAGATCGCAAAAGACCATACAATAGATCTTATAATTGCCTATAGCTCTCCGGCAGGCGCTTTGGCGCATAAAGTGTGCATGCAAACCCATATTCCTTACCTTGTTGGCTCTTTCGAACCGCATGCTGATTATATGGTAGAATCAGGTGTTTGGAGTAAGTATGGCTTAAAGTATCTGTTCCAGAAGCGGTGGGAGCAGAAGCAGAAGCTCTCGGCCTCCGGACTAATGCCGGTTGCTGAAAGCTACAAATATAAGCTGTGGCAGGAAGAGGTTCCCCGTGAAAAAATTATGACAGTACCATGTGCTGTTGATCTGATGCTTTTTCAGTTTGATAAAACTGCGAGAAT contains these protein-coding regions:
- a CDS encoding polysialyltransferase family glycosyltransferase is translated as MSISKPKAPTVLFVGDYNREDYVALLKLCKGDIHFKFLHFSSGTEEKSNYYRTFGNSIYWKDYTHAHDLLLKERPAKVVFLYIDTYFQVALNLACQELTIPTFHLEHGMLADYGIAFNPAVSYHPPVPALQRIASMAKKITQLYSRIKSKLFLHKTIRALSPENAAYLKDFITTKRKTLPLAAFRSLNSRRRLAESYISFSANVFKVRQKFDALPPDQKVTFIGVPYFDHLAGVLSAETEKAILLVDQPLAEQGLFRWNKGYKQQFMQHLITICEQQQLKLYVKPHPLQQVKPWLAAEKKGQCILLRDDDVAAKAASIPVVLGFYSTYLMPFAAFEHTTILTFENHPAGDFLVSRPFVDAGVAHPVYKPEDLEAALANIKELHQAQLPNKKKFEEDWLYKFDGRSGERLRNILLAKHI
- a CDS encoding glycosyltransferase family 4 protein is translated as MVRQVLFICYWGIEDVLTASTVLPWVRKLEQLPAIHQIVLTTMEREGSCNVLTSDKTKHVPLYPKLLGSPLLSKISDFIDLPSQLIKIAKDHTIDLIIAYSSPAGALAHKVCMQTHIPYLVGSFEPHADYMVESGVWSKYGLKYLFQKRWEQKQKLSASGLMPVAESYKYKLWQEEVPREKIMTVPCAVDLMLFQFDKTARIAVRERLGIAPEAIVGIYVGKYGGLYYEQEAFHIYQKCFQFFPAFYLIILSPQEPTAIAQLINKNRLPAERIYTAYVPHKEIPAYLSASDVAFATFKPGLSKIYLSPVKIGEYWANGLPVLLTEGVGDDSNIIKREGGGAVYNLAEEDSLDRALQEIQQMVGDATHRERIPLLAKQYRSFDKVTKALQYFLEAQEHKKQ
- a CDS encoding glycosyltransferase family 4 protein, producing MTNILVVVPVIAREGVTSLVIPQINELAKRGFSVTLAVLSRIKLENNASSLTRVKVYELKSSESYLSAKAVLTAALLAKSLGTIVKKEHISVVIAHTPYAHFLARLVKLTVKPPLTLKLVQYFHFPQFLQFPNNTMRRKLFHAFMGRLALKLDDVHISVSKQVKSDIEENLIKLKEHHVLYNTLPPDKNETIVAREQLREWWKNADSFKVLLPGRLDYNKGQLFFLEVFKEFVGAENLQADQVELLVVGEGLIQQELYDSIKQLNLDKYIVLSGALPYQDVGCLMHKADVVVVPSELEGMPMVVLEALRVKSVVLASDIGGINEVIANGVTGFLFRKRNKSDCLQKLNYIYKNRTKELVDKAKIDEEFQTRLSFEHHIQQLIALVVTKP